In a single window of the Globicephala melas chromosome 10, mGloMel1.2, whole genome shotgun sequence genome:
- the BIK gene encoding bcl-2-interacting killer isoform X1, with protein MYQARPLSRNLFLYTFLQNHGPGFLDDQREGLPGVTNILEFHPVSPYSDGPHYLAMQLASIADEMELRLLLPQFVEPIRMTVYSHIGLRDVLRSFMVAFTNLRENRSLWSFLTLRDRVSPSPWPELALSLLLVVTLSWGRRLH; from the exons atgTATCAAGCAAGACCCCTCTCTAGGAACCTCTTTTTGTACACCTTCCTGCAAAACCATGGCCCTGGCTTCCTGGATGACCAACGTGAGGGGCTACCCGGCGTGACCAATATCTTGGAGTTCCACCCTGTCTCCCCCTACAG TGACGGCCCCCATTACTTGGCCATGCAGCTGGCCTCCATTGCTGACGAGATGGAACTGAGGCTGCTGCTACCCCAGTTCGTCGAGCCCATCCGGATGACCGTGTACAG CCACATAGGACTGAGGGACGTTCTTAGAAGTTTTATGGTGGCTTTCACTAACCTCAGGGAGAACAGAAGCCTCTGGAGCTTCCTGACCCTCAGGGACAGG GTGTCCCCCAGCCCGTGGCCCGAGCTGGCGCTGTCCCTGCTGCTGGTGGTGACGCTCAGCTGGGGGCGCCGCCTCCACTGA
- the BIK gene encoding bcl-2-interacting killer isoform X2: MYQARPLSRNLFLYTFLQNHGPGFLDDQREGLPGVTNILEFHPVSPYSDGPHYLAMQLASIADEMELRLLLPQFVEPIRMTVYSHIGLRDVLRSFMVAFTNLRENRSLWSFLTLRDRESPPCGRLVAHSGSLS; encoded by the exons atgTATCAAGCAAGACCCCTCTCTAGGAACCTCTTTTTGTACACCTTCCTGCAAAACCATGGCCCTGGCTTCCTGGATGACCAACGTGAGGGGCTACCCGGCGTGACCAATATCTTGGAGTTCCACCCTGTCTCCCCCTACAG TGACGGCCCCCATTACTTGGCCATGCAGCTGGCCTCCATTGCTGACGAGATGGAACTGAGGCTGCTGCTACCCCAGTTCGTCGAGCCCATCCGGATGACCGTGTACAG CCACATAGGACTGAGGGACGTTCTTAGAAGTTTTATGGTGGCTTTCACTAACCTCAGGGAGAACAGAAGCCTCTGGAGCTTCCTGACCCTCAGGGACAGG GAATCGCCTCCATGCGGCAGACTGGTGGCTCACAGCGGCTCCTTGTCCTGA